In one window of Paraflavitalea soli DNA:
- a CDS encoding RagB/SusD family nutrient uptake outer membrane protein, which produces MKKIFLLILVITGLGACNKLDLNPLSEPSTGSFYKNQTELELAVNDLYRLDFWGNDNEQFSDNYWHRGQLGNAVTFGTMNAEDGTAQALWSICYKAIARVNTFLANKDRAAANTPASVITTLEAEMRLIRAYQYSRLITHFGDVPLLKEPIPLEQSYGIKRTGKDEILNFIFTELDFAAANLPSSYSGSALKRLTKGAALSIKARTALYLGKWAIARDAASAVMQFTGAGAYSLHPNYAQLFLKAGETSPELIISIPRDETQKVFTSGTNVQDQIPRNTGGFGAQIPTREIVDAYECTDGKPIDESPLYNPLSPFANRDPRLTATVVEFNTPWLGYSYQPHPDTLTVFSTKENKRVSNRDNRAVAAFASFTGFLWKKGIDQSWADKVAEDNDAVIIRFAEVLLTYAEAKIELNEVDASVLDAINRVRARAYGVAVAQTTLYPAITVTDAIELKKIIKRERRVEFAKEGLRYMDLIRWRLAEKALTRPVIGLPDPANQNRAKWPFPGVTPIDDDGIPDYTGFGNDVKIVAQRNFDKSKQYLWPIPAIERRVNPSLDQNPNY; this is translated from the coding sequence ATGAAAAAGATATTCCTGCTAATACTGGTAATCACCGGCCTGGGGGCCTGTAATAAGCTGGACCTGAATCCGCTTTCAGAACCTTCCACGGGTAGCTTTTATAAGAATCAAACAGAGCTTGAGCTGGCGGTCAATGACCTCTACCGGCTTGACTTCTGGGGCAACGATAATGAACAGTTTTCGGATAATTACTGGCACAGGGGCCAATTGGGCAATGCAGTTACATTTGGCACCATGAATGCCGAAGATGGCACTGCACAGGCATTATGGTCCATCTGCTATAAAGCGATTGCAAGGGTCAATACTTTCCTGGCCAATAAGGACAGGGCGGCAGCCAATACCCCGGCCAGCGTGATCACTACGCTGGAAGCGGAAATGAGGCTGATACGCGCCTATCAATACTCCAGGCTCATTACGCACTTTGGAGATGTACCTTTACTGAAAGAGCCCATTCCGCTGGAACAATCCTATGGCATAAAGCGCACAGGTAAAGATGAAATACTGAACTTCATTTTCACAGAACTGGACTTTGCTGCTGCCAACCTGCCCTCATCCTACAGTGGATCGGCCTTGAAACGCCTGACCAAAGGAGCGGCGCTTTCCATAAAGGCACGTACAGCCCTGTATTTGGGTAAATGGGCCATTGCCAGGGATGCAGCTTCGGCAGTCATGCAGTTCACAGGAGCCGGAGCCTATAGCCTGCATCCCAATTATGCGCAGCTGTTCCTGAAGGCCGGAGAAACCAGCCCCGAACTCATCATCAGCATTCCCAGAGATGAAACACAAAAGGTGTTTACATCCGGCACCAATGTACAGGACCAGATACCGCGTAATACAGGCGGCTTTGGCGCCCAGATACCCACCCGTGAGATCGTAGACGCTTACGAATGCACTGATGGAAAACCGATCGATGAATCCCCGCTTTACAATCCATTGTCTCCTTTTGCCAATCGTGACCCACGCCTCACGGCAACGGTGGTGGAATTCAACACACCATGGCTGGGCTACAGCTACCAGCCGCATCCCGATACACTTACCGTATTCAGCACCAAAGAAAACAAAAGGGTTTCTAACCGCGATAATCGCGCAGTAGCTGCCTTTGCCAGCTTCACCGGATTTCTGTGGAAGAAAGGCATTGATCAATCCTGGGCCGATAAGGTGGCTGAAGACAATGATGCTGTTATTATCCGCTTTGCAGAAGTATTACTCACCTATGCAGAAGCAAAGATCGAATTGAATGAAGTGGATGCAAGCGTATTGGACGCCATTAACCGCGTCAGGGCCCGGGCCTATGGAGTAGCAGTAGCACAAACCACCTTGTATCCGGCCATCACCGTCACAGATGCCATTGAACTAAAGAAGATCATTAAGAGAGAAAGAAGGGTGGAATTTGCAAAAGAAGGATTACGGTATATGGACCTGATACGCTGGCGGCTGGCAGAAAAAGCACTCACCAGGCCCGTCATTGGATTACCCGATCCTGCCAATCAAAACCGGGCTAAATGGCCATTCCCGGGCGTAACACCCATTGATGACGACGGCATACCCGACTATACAGGGTTTGGTAATGATGTAAAAATAGTAGCCCAGCGCAACTTTGATAAGAGCAAACAATACCTCTGGCCCATACCAGCCATAGAACGGCGCGTAAATCCTTCCCTGGACCAGAACCCCAATTATTAG